The Planctomycetota bacterium genome includes a window with the following:
- the waaF gene encoding lipopolysaccharide heptosyltransferase II, with the protein MHVLVILPRWLGDVVLSTPLLRSLRAHVGPGARISAAVKPAFIPLFAGTDWIDAFVPFDKRGRDPAVRVRGAAARLRRERPDVALIVPNSLSTGLLAWLAGAKRRVGFARHGRRWLLTDPLEPPRQRGRIVPVSTAAHAMDLGAWIGVPRGPLRLELATTAAEEALADAVLARLFPESAGPLVVFNDNGAYGPSKSWGTDRFAALARLTVERVPSARVVVHCGPGDRDGARDCARRAADRRVTSLADIDDLPLGLSKALLRRAAVVVTTDSGPRHVAAAFGTPTVVLHGPMDPRLGASDHRWLEEVRLDLACSPCGRRECPLGHHDCMKLVTPAEVGRIMVDLLERSRRPADRVA; encoded by the coding sequence ATGCACGTGCTGGTGATCCTGCCGAGGTGGCTCGGCGACGTCGTTCTGTCGACCCCGCTGCTGCGGTCCCTCCGCGCCCACGTCGGCCCCGGCGCGCGGATCAGCGCCGCGGTGAAGCCGGCGTTCATCCCGCTGTTTGCCGGAACCGATTGGATCGACGCGTTCGTCCCCTTCGACAAACGCGGCCGCGATCCGGCGGTGCGGGTGCGGGGCGCGGCAGCGCGGCTGCGGCGCGAGCGCCCCGACGTCGCCCTGATCGTCCCCAACTCGCTGTCCACCGGGCTGCTCGCCTGGCTCGCCGGCGCGAAGCGGCGCGTCGGCTTCGCGCGGCACGGCCGGCGCTGGTTGCTCACCGATCCGCTCGAGCCGCCGCGGCAGCGGGGGCGGATCGTGCCGGTGTCGACCGCGGCGCACGCGATGGATCTCGGTGCCTGGATCGGCGTCCCCCGCGGCCCGTTGAGGCTCGAGCTGGCGACGACCGCGGCCGAGGAGGCGCTGGCTGACGCGGTCCTGGCCCGTCTGTTCCCCGAGTCGGCCGGCCCGCTGGTCGTGTTCAACGACAATGGGGCCTACGGACCGTCGAAGAGCTGGGGAACCGACCGGTTCGCGGCGCTGGCCCGGCTCACCGTCGAGCGCGTCCCCTCCGCCCGCGTCGTCGTCCACTGCGGTCCCGGCGACCGCGACGGCGCGCGCGACTGCGCCCGCCGGGCGGCCGACCGCCGGGTGACGAGCCTCGCCGACATCGACGACCTGCCGCTCGGTCTTTCCAAGGCGCTGCTGCGCCGCGCCGCGGTGGTGGTGACCACCGACAGCGGCCCGCGGCACGTCGCCGCCGCGTTCGGCACGCCGACCGTCGTCCTCCACGGCCCGATGGATCCACGGCTCGGCGCGTCGGACCACCGCTGGCTGGAGGAGGTGCGCCTCGACCTCGCCTGCTCCCCGTGCGGAAGACGCGAGTGCCCGCTCGGTCACCACGATTGCATGAAGCTCGTCACGCCGGCTGAGGTGGGGCGTATCATGGTTGACCTGCTCGAGCGGTCGCGGCGGCCCGCCGACCGTGTCGCCTGA
- the queC gene encoding 7-cyano-7-deazaguanine synthase QueC produces the protein MEEVTVPHGAARRTVVLLSGGLDSATVAAWAVRRGDTVTALSVDYGQRHAVELEAAARIAAALGITDHVVLAVDLAACGGSALVDRSIAVPKDRPAAALAAEIPVTYVPARNTVFLALALAVAETRGATAIALGVNAVDYSGYPDCRPEFIAAFARLATLATKAGVEGTPLEIVTPLLHLGKADIVRLGIELGLDHGLTTSCYDPAPDGRPCGRCDSCQIRAAGFAAAGAVDPRAHTG, from the coding sequence ATGGAAGAGGTCACCGTCCCCCACGGCGCCGCGCGCCGCACCGTCGTGCTCCTCTCGGGCGGACTCGACTCGGCGACCGTGGCGGCATGGGCCGTACGGCGCGGCGACACCGTCACGGCGCTGTCGGTGGACTACGGCCAGCGCCACGCGGTGGAGCTCGAGGCCGCCGCCCGGATCGCCGCGGCGCTCGGGATCACCGACCACGTCGTCCTCGCCGTCGATCTGGCGGCCTGTGGCGGCAGCGCGCTTGTCGACCGGTCGATCGCCGTGCCGAAAGACCGCCCCGCGGCGGCCCTCGCGGCGGAGATTCCCGTGACCTACGTGCCGGCGCGGAACACGGTCTTCCTGGCGCTGGCACTGGCCGTCGCCGAGACACGCGGCGCGACGGCGATCGCGCTGGGAGTCAACGCCGTCGACTACAGCGGCTACCCCGACTGCCGGCCGGAGTTCATCGCCGCCTTCGCCCGGCTGGCCACGCTGGCGACGAAGGCCGGCGTCGAGGGGACGCCGCTCGAGATCGTCACGCCGCTCCTCCACCTCGGCAAGGCGGACATCGTCCGGCTCGGCATCGAGCTCGGCCTCGACCACGGCCTGACCACGAGCTGCTACGACCCCGCCCCCGACGGCCGTCCCTGCGGCCGCTGCGACTCCTGCCAGATCCGTGCCGCCGGCTTCGCCGCGGCCGGCGCGGTCGATCCGCGGGCGCACACCGGCTGA
- a CDS encoding coproporphyrinogen III oxidase family protein gives MAETTEPGGYFVANYPPFSRWHAGAVPEVLAAFAAPPTDAALGLYLHVPFCRKRCKFCYFRVYTDTSAADVERYSQALAAEAALVASRPAVAGRTVRYVYFGGGTPSFLSARQLDRLVTGLRGSLGWDAAEEVTFECEPGTLSEPKVRALRDLGMTRISLGVENFDDAILEANGRAHLSAEIFRAWEWIRTAGFPSTNVDLIAGMLGETFDSWRRTVERTLALGADSITIYQLELPLNTVFVHDAKASGGAVPVADWPTKRAWVDWAFDRALESGYSISSAYTLVRDPARVQFRYRDMLWEGSDLVALGVASFGHLSGLHYQNAPHWDDYLGAIDGGRLPVARGLRPTPRELLLRETVLGLKRGTLDVDRLGRKYGVDPVAAWAPVWAGLEAEGYLDQLRPRPVMSRRGLLMVDALLHRFFEGESLAAAS, from the coding sequence ATGGCCGAAACCACCGAACCAGGCGGCTACTTCGTCGCCAACTATCCGCCGTTCTCCCGCTGGCATGCCGGTGCCGTGCCCGAGGTGCTGGCGGCCTTCGCGGCGCCCCCCACCGACGCGGCACTGGGGCTCTACCTCCACGTGCCCTTCTGCCGCAAGCGCTGCAAGTTCTGCTACTTCCGGGTCTACACCGACACCTCGGCCGCCGATGTCGAGCGCTACTCGCAGGCCCTCGCCGCCGAGGCGGCGCTCGTCGCCTCCCGGCCCGCCGTGGCCGGGCGCACGGTGCGCTACGTCTACTTCGGCGGTGGCACGCCGTCGTTCCTGTCGGCCCGGCAACTCGACCGGCTCGTCACCGGGCTCCGTGGCAGCCTCGGGTGGGACGCCGCGGAGGAAGTGACGTTCGAGTGCGAGCCGGGGACGCTCTCGGAGCCGAAGGTGCGGGCGCTGCGCGACCTGGGGATGACGCGGATCTCGCTCGGCGTCGAGAACTTCGACGACGCGATCCTCGAGGCCAACGGGCGGGCCCACCTGTCCGCCGAGATCTTCCGCGCCTGGGAGTGGATCCGCACCGCCGGGTTCCCCTCCACCAACGTCGACCTGATCGCCGGGATGCTCGGCGAGACGTTCGACAGCTGGCGGAGGACGGTCGAGCGGACGCTCGCGCTCGGTGCCGACAGCATCACGATCTACCAGTTGGAGTTGCCGCTCAATACCGTCTTCGTCCACGACGCGAAGGCCAGCGGCGGCGCGGTGCCGGTCGCCGACTGGCCGACGAAGCGCGCCTGGGTCGACTGGGCGTTCGACCGGGCCCTGGAAAGCGGGTACTCGATCTCCAGTGCCTACACGCTCGTCCGTGATCCGGCGCGGGTCCAGTTCCGCTACCGCGACATGCTCTGGGAGGGAAGTGATCTGGTCGCCCTCGGCGTCGCCAGCTTCGGTCACCTGTCCGGGCTCCACTACCAGAACGCGCCGCACTGGGACGACTACCTCGGGGCGATCGACGGCGGCCGACTTCCCGTCGCCCGCGGGCTACGGCCGACGCCCCGCGAGCTCCTCCTCCGCGAGACCGTCCTCGGTCTCAAGCGGGGTACCCTCGATGTCGACCGCCTCGGGCGGAAGTACGGCGTCGATCCCGTCGCCGCCTGGGCGCCGGTCTGGGCGGGTCTCGAGGCGGAGGGCTACCTCGACCAGCTTCGGCCGCGACCGGTCATGTCGCGCCGCGGATTGCTCATGGTGGATGCCCTGCTCCATCGCTTTTTCGAGGGGGAATCGCTGGCGGCAGCCTCCTGA
- a CDS encoding 7-carboxy-7-deazaguanine synthase QueE, whose product MRIAELFTSLQGEGLLAGTPSVFVRASGCNLRCAWCDTPYTSWHPEGEEWSVARIVGAVIATGARHVVLTGGEPLLFADAPEIVARCRGAGLHVTVETAGTVIPPGLPPGGWADLVSISPKLTSSAPAAADHPAWHRRHLSARRADDVLLRLLAGGPWQLKFVVGAEADIAEALAWLADLERAHGEPLDRSRVFLMPEGIDVVTLERIGAWLRPAAAAAGLAYGPRHHVAWFGHRRGT is encoded by the coding sequence GTGCGGATCGCCGAGCTGTTCACGTCGCTGCAAGGGGAAGGGTTGCTGGCCGGCACGCCGAGCGTGTTCGTCCGCGCCAGCGGCTGCAATCTCCGCTGCGCCTGGTGCGACACGCCCTACACGAGCTGGCACCCGGAAGGGGAGGAATGGAGTGTCGCCCGGATCGTCGGAGCCGTCATCGCGACCGGTGCCCGGCACGTCGTCCTCACCGGCGGTGAACCGCTCCTGTTCGCCGACGCCCCGGAGATCGTCGCCCGCTGCCGCGGCGCCGGGCTGCACGTCACCGTCGAGACGGCCGGCACGGTGATCCCGCCCGGGCTGCCGCCGGGGGGCTGGGCCGATCTGGTGAGCATCAGCCCGAAGCTCACCTCCTCGGCACCGGCCGCGGCCGACCACCCCGCCTGGCATCGCCGGCACCTGTCGGCGCGGCGCGCCGACGACGTGCTCCTCCGCCTCCTCGCCGGCGGTCCCTGGCAGCTCAAGTTCGTCGTCGGCGCGGAAGCCGACATCGCCGAGGCGCTCGCCTGGCTCGCCGATCTCGAGCGGGCACACGGCGAGCCGCTCGACCGCTCGCGCGTGTTCCTCATGCCCGAGGGGATCGACGTGGTGACGCTCGAGCGGATCGGAGCCTGGCTGCGCCCCGCCGCTGCCGCCGCCGGGCTCGCCTACGGCCCGCGGCACCACGTGGCGTGGTTCGGCCACCGGCGCGGCACGTGA
- a CDS encoding polyprenyl synthetase family protein encodes MAADLVAPWRSQGIPAGGKSAASLRRHAEALVDRAGAGRETVGWTMVTIVSEYWRQRLASLPAGRRLLLLPDCPVATHRGTGASAGLHVCGPDCTLGTVAAAARESGWAVKPTSAALGGIGALLTGQTDGILGVAKLSHLEKAFAMLPAFALPIAAVPFDADAASAAAARGLGCAEVASAAALDPAWILGLLGVGGGAVTPMGDYLPVLREAAGLFTAQGLARIDEQLGLGTGLGTAVPPASGGERADVAAVDATAGMASDFLSRGGKFLRPFITLAAFDAVNGDRRQRGEPVGDLDRSAVRAAAVAIEIFHKASLVHDDIEDDDAMRYGRPTLHVERGIPLAVNAGDWLLGVGYRIVAALPGLAPDVHRDVVRLLADAHVRLARGQGGELWWRETPGKGLLPTEALELYGLKTSPAFEAALAMGVRLAGPDPAAVGDLRGYSLHVGTGFQVLNDLKDWQGDAVNARDAAGDLLGGRPTVLWALAIERLGSDTVSGLFARARGGDAHERGAALADARERFAAAGVFDSAAAIVAAERSAALAAAATCTLPRLRDVLEFLLDLAVPDGAVPG; translated from the coding sequence ATGGCCGCCGATCTCGTCGCACCGTGGCGCAGCCAGGGCATCCCGGCCGGAGGCAAGTCGGCGGCGTCCCTCCGACGGCACGCGGAGGCTCTCGTCGACCGGGCTGGTGCCGGCCGGGAAACGGTCGGCTGGACGATGGTCACGATCGTGTCGGAGTACTGGCGGCAGCGGCTCGCCTCGTTGCCCGCCGGCCGTCGCCTTCTCCTCCTCCCCGACTGCCCGGTCGCCACCCACCGCGGTACCGGTGCTTCCGCAGGCCTGCATGTCTGCGGCCCGGACTGCACGCTCGGCACCGTGGCCGCGGCTGCCCGGGAGAGTGGGTGGGCGGTCAAGCCTACGTCGGCGGCGCTCGGGGGCATCGGCGCACTGCTCACCGGTCAGACCGACGGGATCCTCGGCGTCGCGAAGTTGTCACACCTCGAGAAGGCGTTCGCGATGCTGCCCGCCTTCGCCCTGCCGATCGCCGCGGTGCCGTTCGACGCCGATGCAGCGTCGGCAGCGGCCGCGCGGGGCCTGGGCTGCGCGGAGGTCGCCTCCGCAGCGGCGCTCGATCCGGCATGGATCCTCGGGCTTCTCGGTGTCGGCGGTGGTGCGGTAACGCCGATGGGGGATTACCTTCCGGTTCTCCGCGAGGCGGCCGGCCTGTTCACCGCGCAGGGGCTGGCACGGATCGACGAGCAACTCGGCCTCGGCACCGGCCTGGGAACCGCCGTCCCGCCGGCCTCCGGCGGTGAGCGGGCCGACGTCGCCGCGGTCGATGCCACCGCGGGAATGGCGAGCGATTTCCTCTCCCGCGGGGGGAAGTTCCTCCGGCCATTCATCACGCTGGCGGCGTTCGATGCGGTGAACGGCGACCGCCGGCAGCGTGGGGAACCGGTCGGCGATCTCGACCGGTCGGCGGTCCGCGCGGCTGCGGTGGCGATCGAGATCTTCCACAAGGCATCGCTCGTCCACGACGACATCGAGGACGACGACGCGATGCGTTACGGTCGCCCGACGCTCCATGTCGAGCGCGGCATCCCGCTGGCGGTCAACGCCGGCGACTGGCTGCTCGGCGTCGGCTACCGGATCGTGGCGGCGCTCCCCGGCCTGGCCCCCGACGTCCACCGCGACGTCGTGCGCCTGTTGGCCGATGCCCACGTGCGCCTGGCACGCGGCCAAGGGGGCGAGCTATGGTGGCGCGAGACGCCCGGCAAGGGCCTCCTCCCCACCGAGGCCCTGGAACTGTACGGGCTCAAGACGTCGCCGGCGTTCGAGGCTGCGCTGGCGATGGGGGTGCGTTTGGCGGGCCCTGATCCCGCCGCGGTGGGCGACCTCCGTGGCTACTCGCTGCACGTCGGCACCGGGTTTCAGGTGCTCAACGACCTCAAGGATTGGCAAGGGGACGCGGTCAACGCCCGCGACGCTGCCGGCGACCTCCTCGGCGGCCGGCCGACCGTCCTCTGGGCACTGGCGATCGAACGCCTCGGCAGCGACACGGTCAGCGGGCTGTTCGCACGGGCACGGGGCGGCGATGCCCACGAACGTGGGGCCGCCCTCGCCGATGCCCGTGAGCGGTTCGCCGCGGCGGGGGTTTTCGACAGCGCGGCGGCGATCGTCGCCGCCGAGCGTTCGGCGGCGTTGGCCGCGGCCGCCACCTGCACGCTGCCGCGGCTCCGGGACGTGCTCGAGTTCCTCCTCGATCTGGCCGTACCCGACGGCGCGGTGCCCGGCTGA
- a CDS encoding sugar phosphate isomerase/epimerase, translated as MAKAARVILSALADESAFHLTAVEQFSALAALGLEYYSLRFIDAGKGVKNVMQLTLPEIRRIRHLEDEYGLNVTSIASPIGKVKLRDVEDGTKNRFVPFAKYLAKDVARACELAHAFETKLIRGFSFYHPRGDRPEAHLEEAADRIGKIAEACHRSDLTFGLEVEANLVGQTGQLLADIHRRVNHPALVLVFDAANLVVQGMTAAEVYRQWEAMKPGLGWVHVKDYRKPTAKSRDGHVDEGALAHFVPADRGAGGHERILADLKSMLPALTRRLEHRGIPGVFLDLEPHVRGGGQFGGTSGPDGMGIALRGLCRVLDGAGIDYHLRDFDDLLAARGRK; from the coding sequence ATGGCCAAGGCAGCCCGGGTGATCCTTTCCGCCCTCGCCGACGAATCGGCCTTCCACCTCACGGCAGTCGAGCAGTTCTCGGCGCTGGCGGCGCTGGGGCTGGAGTACTACTCCCTCCGCTTCATCGACGCCGGCAAGGGGGTGAAGAACGTCATGCAGCTGACGCTGCCGGAGATCCGCCGCATCCGTCACCTCGAGGACGAGTACGGTCTCAACGTGACCTCGATCGCCTCGCCGATCGGGAAGGTCAAGCTCCGCGACGTCGAGGACGGCACCAAGAATCGGTTCGTGCCGTTCGCCAAGTACCTCGCCAAGGACGTCGCCCGGGCGTGCGAACTGGCCCACGCCTTCGAGACCAAGCTGATCCGCGGTTTCTCCTTCTACCATCCGCGCGGCGACCGTCCCGAGGCCCATCTCGAGGAGGCGGCCGACCGGATCGGGAAGATCGCCGAGGCCTGCCACCGCTCCGACCTGACGTTCGGCTTGGAGGTCGAGGCGAATCTCGTCGGCCAGACCGGCCAGCTGCTCGCCGACATCCACCGCCGCGTGAATCATCCGGCGCTGGTGTTGGTGTTCGACGCCGCGAATCTCGTCGTCCAGGGGATGACCGCGGCGGAGGTCTACCGGCAGTGGGAGGCGATGAAGCCCGGCCTCGGCTGGGTCCACGTCAAGGACTACCGGAAACCGACCGCCAAGTCCCGCGACGGCCACGTCGACGAAGGTGCGCTGGCGCACTTCGTCCCCGCCGACCGTGGCGCCGGCGGGCACGAGCGGATCCTTGCCGACCTGAAGTCGATGCTGCCGGCCCTGACCCGCCGGCTCGAGCACCGCGGGATCCCGGGGGTGTTCCTCGACCTCGAGCCGCACGTCCGTGGCGGTGGGCAGTTCGGCGGCACCAGCGGACCCGACGGGATGGGAATCGCGCTCCGCGGGCTGTGCCGCGTGCTCGACGGCGCCGGGATCGACTACCATCTCCGGGACTTCGACGACCTGCTGGCGGCGCGCGGACGGAAATGA